GCCGGAGGGTGGTCAAGAAAGCAGTTTCGCGGCATCCTTGCCTCCGAAGCGGTTCCCTCACGGTAGCAAATCGGATCGGCTCACTTTTGGTGTCTACGTTCGTGAACCCTGGAAACACACCCACCGGGAATGCTTCGGCGATTCAGAAACAACACTATTTCAACTTGAACCAATTCACGATGTCTTCCCGGCATCAACTATTAACAAGGACTATGTCACCTTCACAAAAGCACCAGCGCACCATCCCATGATGTCGTTCGGTTGCTCTCATCCACACCCATCTCAAGCTCACAGAAAGGCCGACATGTTACGCCTAGGCCCTGTATCATTATTACTTGACGACTCGTTCGAGTTTGCAGTCTTCAACCACGATTTTACATCTCGAGGAGGTGCATTTCACTCGAGTGTGGTGAGAAAGCATGATTTCCAGGACCGATTCCAGATTGAGAGTCTCGAAGTTTGGGGCTGTGGCGGTGATaaagaagcccaagcccaagccgAGAAATGGGCTTGGGAGGAacgagaagctgaagctcgCCGCAAGATCAATCTTGGAAATGGCGATATCGAGGCTGACCGGGCGTTACTTGAGATGGCGGGGTTAATTGGAGGAAACCGAAGTGGAGGGTCTATGACATGAAGCAACTCCTAGGAAATTGAGCATTACCAGACAATATATGTTCTTAGGGCCTGGATAGCACATCGGTTTAGCAACTGCCTGTCTTGAAACTTCACAAtcttcaaactcaacaaACATAAACAATCATTAACATTTGCCTAGCTTGGGAGTAGAGCCACACTGTACTCGAAGGTACCGCCCGTTGTCTATCGTACACAATGTCCTTCTGCCATAAATCGGCATGCGAAACTTTTATACAGACCTCCATCATGACCAATTGCTCCTAATGTACATTCTTTGTTCTCAGTCGTTCCTCTTTGAGATAATTTCGCCGAGATCGCCCAGAGAACTTTTGggattcttcttcttctttgcgcTCGCGTTGTCCTCGACAGCTTGTGCGGCAGTTTTgtcatcatccttcttctcttctttgctgCCTTGTGGCCATAAACCAATGCGGCTTAGAATACCTCCATTACTGGAAGCTTCGTTGCCTTCGGGTTGCAATTCTGCAGTTGCCCTGGCCTCCTCGGCCCGCTGGGCCTGGACCTGCTGTCTCTTTTTCTCGAGTCTCGCACGCATGGccttttcctcctcatctcggGCCTCGAGCTCACGAATCCACTTTTGTCGCTTCTCTTCAGCATCCTTCTGCTCCTGGAGCTGGCGGAGCTCCTTGCTCTTCTCGCGGTCTTTCTGGTAATACATGCTGCCGGCCAGCATGGCGAATACGGTAAATCCCTGGGCTGCAACTCGGGCTCGGAACATGCGGTTCGCCTGTTTTGAATCGCCACGGCGGAGAGCTCGGTAGGCATTGATAAAGGCGAGAGTGGTCAGGCCCATTCCTATAGCTATTAGAAGCTGTCTCGTGCGGCAAATAGTCCGAGATGTTTTCTATACCGAGGGGGATCAATGgctcctccttgatcttgcggAGGACCTTTTGCATTGGTCTTTCATTCTGAAGTTCCCTGGACTATCGCATGAGCGGGGACTGTACGGTATAGCAAGCTGGAATTGAAGCATACTGGTCGCCGTCAAAGGACGAGGGCATGGGGCCCGGGAGGGAAGGGGGTGCATCAGCCATTGTGTTGTTATAAAGCCTAATCGCTGGTGCAGAAGTGAAGTTGAATTCGTGAGGAAGTGGGCTGAGGATTTACAGAGGTACCCTACCCATGATCGCATCCATATCTGTACAAGCATCATCACTTTTCTCGCTGACGGGTGGGCTCCGCTATTCAAGTACCTACGTACCTTGCCCGACGCCCAAGTCCAAGCACCATCGATCGGCCTTTCCGTGTTTGGCCTAGCCGCTGCTCCACCGAAACTTCACAGCACTGATCGCATTAATGAGCTTATTGGGATGCAATGTACCCGTAGCTTTGTCATCATCAGAAACAGAGAACAGATTTGTTATTCATTCTAGTATTGCCTTACGAACGTACTGTACCTCACTACCGAACAGAAACGACGACAGACGCGAATCCGATCCGATCTATCCCTCGACAGTCACCGTCGATCGACTCTACGACTTTCAACTTCCCCTGACACGCCTAGATTCAGCATCATGCAATATCCATGATATAGCCCACGATGTGGTTGCCGACGCCTTCCGTCGAGAGTATTACCCGGCCGCGACTGGCTGTGGCCGTAGTTTCTGCTGTGGCCGCGCTCTCGGCCGGATACTACGCATATCAGGTCCGGTCGCAAAGTTTCGAGTCTCTGCCTGGTGGTGGTCTACACAGAAGCAACGCAGTACGACGTCAACGCCGGAATCGGAGAAACGAGGATGGCTCAAGTTCCTCATCCGAGGCTCCGGGTGACGAAAACGCCAATATTGATCCAGTTCAGCcccttggcgatggagaGACCATAGTTGATGGCGGGGACGAGTGGTGGAACGATCCCAGCGGTTTTCCTTCTAATCAACGAACTGGCCACAACATCGTCACCCTTCTCTTTCGCGTTTCAGAGGACAATGCACGCAGAAATGGATGCGTTCACAGAGGCTGCCAATGCAATTCATGTGGCATGGTTCCCATCCGCGGGGTTCGTTACCGCTGCGCAAACTGTGCCGACTTTGATCTTTGCGAAACTTGCGAAGCCCAGGGAGTTCACATCAAGACTCATATCTTTTACAAAATCCGAATCCCAGCACCGCCGTTTGGTCCGCGACAAATGCAGCAAGTTTGGTATACCGGGGACCCAGACACTTGCCGACGGACTCTGCCCCGCAGTTTGATACCCAAGCTGTCACAAGATACAGGATTCGAACGGCCAGAGTTAGAGGCTTTCTGGGAACAATGGACTTTTATGGCTAACTCGGAATGGAGAGATGACCCCGATGAGCTGTGTGTCGCAATGGATCGGAAGACGTTCGAGCGGTGCCTTGTTCCTACAGGAGGCTCCCGACATGCGGCACCAAACCTTATCCACGATCGAATGTTCTCTTTTTACGACTCTAACAACGATGACTTGATTGGCTTCACAGAATTTCTCCATGGATTATCATACAGAAAGCGAAAGGATAAACTGCGGAAGATATTCTCTGGCTATGATCTGGATGGCGATGGGTATGTTGATCGCAAAGACTTCTTGCGCATGTTCCGCGCG
This genomic stretch from Fusarium oxysporum f. sp. lycopersici 4287 chromosome 2, whole genome shotgun sequence harbors:
- a CDS encoding altered inheritance-mitochondria protein 31, mitochondrial: MADAPPSLPGPMPSSFDGDQELQNERPMQKVLRKIKEEPLIPLGMGLTTLAFINAYRALRRGDSKQANRMFRARVAAQGFTVFAMLAGSMYYQKDREKSKELRQLQEQKDAEEKRQKWIRELEARDEEEKAMRARLEKKRQQVQAQRAEEARATAELQPEGNEASSNGGILSRIGLWPQGSKEEKKDDDKTAAQAVEDNASAKKKKNPKSSLGDLGEIISKRND
- a CDS encoding altered inheritance-mitochondria protein 31, mitochondrial, encoding MQKVLRKIKEEPLIPLGMGLTTLAFINAYRALRRGDSKQANRMFRARVAAQGFTVFAMLAGSMYYQKDREKSKELRQLQEQKDAEEKRQKWIRELEARDEEEKAMRARLEKKRQQVQAQRAEEARATAELQPEGNEASSNGGILSRIGLWPQGSKEEKKDDDKTAAQAVEDNASAKKKKNPKSSLGDLGEIISKRND
- a CDS encoding altered inheritance-mitochondria protein 31, mitochondrial, with protein sequence MGLTTLAFINAYRALRRGDSKQANRMFRARVAAQGFTVFAMLAGSMYYQKDREKSKELRQLQEQKDAEEKRQKWIRELEARDEEEKAMRARLEKKRQQVQAQRAEEARATAELQPEGNEASSNGGILSRIGLWPQGSKEEKKDDDKTAAQAVEDNASAKKKKNPKSSLGDLGEIISKRND